One part of the Bacillus sp. FJAT-45350 genome encodes these proteins:
- a CDS encoding endolytic transglycosylase MltG, protein MTPNGIRGFAIGLFIATSLFASIYFFGNGQTDAAPYTEAPSLTEEEMTTMLENAGYIVLTEEKYEEIAHHVDEEPIEEQAEEIIEDEPMQAEPEETQPETPSQQVYYSYVNIQSGMSSSEVAGLLERANIIESRDEFLDYMRQQKLNQSIRVGEYELNSNMSIAEIAQRITF, encoded by the coding sequence ATGACACCAAATGGAATAAGAGGTTTTGCTATTGGTTTATTCATCGCTACTAGTCTATTCGCATCTATTTATTTTTTCGGTAATGGACAAACTGATGCTGCCCCTTACACGGAAGCTCCTTCTTTAACAGAAGAAGAAATGACAACAATGCTAGAAAATGCAGGGTACATTGTATTAACAGAAGAAAAGTACGAAGAAATTGCACATCACGTTGATGAAGAACCAATCGAAGAACAAGCTGAAGAAATAATCGAAGATGAACCGATGCAAGCTGAACCGGAAGAAACTCAACCGGAAACACCATCTCAACAAGTTTATTATTCATATGTTAACATCCAAAGTGGGATGAGTAGCTCGGAAGTTGCAGGGCTATTAGAACGAGCGAATATTATAGAAAGTCGAGATGAATTTCTCGACTACATGAGACAGCAAAAACTAAACCAATCGATTAGAGTTGGCGAATATGAGCTTAATAGTAATATGTCAATAGCTGAAATCGCTCAGAGAATTACATTTTAA
- a CDS encoding peptidoglycan D,D-transpeptidase FtsI family protein encodes MANQKKKKSHVPARLNLLFFAVFLLFSALILRLGFVQIVNGEEFVKQLDRTTNVTARIDAPRGLMYDRYGNVVVDNELELSLTYTSPTTRPSEAEKLDVARKLETMIDIDTSKITERDMKDFWIINNREEALEKVSTEERRELDNQQEYQLTLDRITEAELSAIENDEVEMRVLAIKREMDRGFALAPQRIKQGIRLEEAHIVSENLSELPGIDILRDSSRKFVFGDTFKSIFGRTGSIPRESLDFYLSRGYDRSDIVGTSFLENQYEEALRGQKAVVENITSRGSVVGSPIEQLGQRGNDLVLTIDMELQQQVEEIINREVDGARRSYIDDPTAYVVLMNPKTGEILSMAGYNNDHTGVINKAYAMGSAIKGATVLAGFQEGVVQPGTVIHDSPINLPGSPQFKSVANMGSINDITALERSSNVYMAHIVMRSAGYNYGQQGRIYLNQFTQALHDMRNYFSQFGLGTETGIDLPSESTGIVGPLRDAGNLLHFSIGQFDTYTTLQLAQYVATIANDGYRMQPHLVKEIREPGQSKDELGRVIYQNQPRVMNRVDMSDEHIQRVQYGFRQVMAGSRGTGTGTFGNRPYQPAGKTGTSQVKVSVPYGERTRLVEGNNQTLVGYAPYNDPEVAFAVVIPHVKRDREGGDTQISRRIARAALDTYFELQQSRSGPVLGEAVENDMDMEQPEEESVSEE; translated from the coding sequence ATGGCAAATCAAAAGAAAAAGAAAAGTCATGTTCCGGCACGTTTAAACTTACTTTTCTTCGCTGTCTTTTTATTATTTTCTGCACTTATTCTACGTCTAGGGTTTGTGCAAATTGTAAATGGTGAAGAATTTGTGAAGCAATTAGACCGTACAACGAATGTAACGGCACGGATTGATGCCCCGCGCGGTTTAATGTATGACAGATATGGAAATGTTGTTGTTGATAATGAACTTGAATTATCGCTTACGTATACAAGCCCAACAACGCGCCCGTCGGAAGCAGAGAAGCTAGATGTTGCTCGAAAGCTAGAGACGATGATTGATATAGATACGTCAAAGATTACTGAGCGGGATATGAAAGATTTCTGGATTATCAACAATAGAGAAGAAGCGTTAGAAAAAGTTAGCACGGAAGAGCGAAGAGAGTTAGACAATCAACAGGAATATCAATTAACGCTTGATAGAATTACTGAAGCAGAGCTTTCTGCTATTGAAAATGATGAAGTTGAAATGCGAGTTCTAGCCATTAAACGAGAAATGGACCGTGGTTTTGCTCTAGCACCTCAACGAATTAAACAGGGGATAAGGTTAGAAGAGGCTCATATTGTTAGTGAAAATTTATCAGAATTACCAGGTATAGATATTCTAAGGGATTCAAGTAGAAAATTTGTTTTTGGTGATACATTTAAAAGTATATTTGGTAGAACCGGTTCAATACCGAGAGAAAGTCTGGACTTTTATCTTTCAAGAGGATATGACCGTTCCGATATCGTTGGTACAAGTTTTTTAGAGAATCAATACGAGGAAGCGTTACGTGGTCAAAAGGCTGTCGTCGAAAATATTACAAGTAGAGGTTCAGTCGTTGGTTCGCCTATAGAGCAATTAGGTCAACGAGGGAATGACCTTGTGTTAACAATTGATATGGAGCTTCAACAGCAAGTGGAAGAGATTATTAATCGCGAAGTAGATGGTGCTAGACGTTCGTATATAGATGATCCAACTGCTTATGTTGTGCTAATGAATCCAAAGACAGGTGAAATCTTGTCAATGGCTGGATATAACAACGATCATACTGGGGTCATAAACAAAGCGTATGCGATGGGTTCAGCTATTAAGGGCGCAACAGTGCTAGCTGGTTTTCAGGAAGGTGTTGTTCAACCTGGAACAGTGATTCATGATTCACCAATCAATCTACCTGGTAGTCCTCAATTTAAGTCAGTAGCAAATATGGGAAGTATTAACGATATTACAGCTTTGGAGCGCTCGTCGAATGTGTATATGGCCCATATTGTGATGAGATCAGCTGGCTATAATTATGGACAACAAGGTCGTATATACTTAAACCAATTTACTCAGGCTTTACATGATATGCGAAATTATTTTAGTCAATTTGGCTTAGGTACCGAAACAGGGATAGATTTACCTTCGGAATCAACAGGGATTGTAGGTCCTCTTCGTGATGCAGGTAATCTTCTCCATTTTTCGATTGGTCAGTTTGACACATATACTACTTTACAACTTGCTCAATATGTAGCGACAATTGCTAATGATGGTTATCGAATGCAACCGCATTTAGTAAAAGAAATTCGTGAGCCAGGTCAATCTAAAGACGAATTAGGAAGAGTAATTTATCAGAATCAACCGAGGGTTATGAACCGCGTAGATATGAGCGATGAACATATTCAACGGGTTCAATATGGATTTCGACAAGTAATGGCCGGTTCTAGAGGTACTGGAACTGGAACATTTGGAAATCGCCCGTATCAACCTGCTGGAAAAACTGGTACTTCTCAGGTTAAGGTATCAGTGCCTTATGGGGAGCGTACAAGATTAGTTGAAGGAAACAATCAAACTTTAGTAGGTTATGCACCATATAATGATCCAGAGGTTGCTTTTGCTGTTGTTATCCCCCATGTTAAAAGGGATAGAGAGGGTGGAGATACACAAATCTCTCGTAGGATAGCAAGAGCAGCATTAGATACTTATTTTGAACTACAGCAATCTCGCTCTGGACCAGTTTTGGGAGAAGCGGTTGAAAATGATATGGATATGGAACAACCTGAAGAAGAGAGTGTATCGGAAGAGTAA
- a CDS encoding MFS transporter produces MIGDVEVNKDLKFLLLIGGLYALSIALSNTFVNVYLWKQSGEFRDIALYNLAAVVMQPLAFILAGRWAKKIDRVIVLRLGVSFLSVFFFTVLFLGERANEYLLLLGALLGIGFGFYWLAFNVLTFEVTEPETRVFFNGFLGLLTSFAGMIGPILAGFLITRMEKLIGYKVIFTISLSLFVAAVITSFFLNRRKAEGSFCFPKILAERKNNANWRHILHAHFFQGLREGSFVFIIVVWVYITTNSELAIGTYGLVASAVSFVSYFIATRIMKPSFRKKAILLGGVFLYLAIFLIIFELTFTKLILYAIVISIAYPTLLVPYVSLTYDVIGKGWKAAEMRVEYIVVRELFLNGGRITSILAFLFTITFFSEEKGIPILLLIIGAGHLVIYFFVRKVNFPENKGGQNYAFARQDKGEGDSGGTTV; encoded by the coding sequence ATGATTGGTGATGTAGAAGTAAATAAAGATTTGAAATTTCTTTTACTTATTGGTGGTCTTTATGCATTAAGCATTGCCCTTTCTAATACGTTTGTAAATGTTTATTTGTGGAAACAATCTGGAGAATTTAGAGATATTGCTTTATATAATCTAGCCGCAGTTGTAATGCAACCATTAGCTTTTATATTAGCAGGAAGATGGGCGAAGAAAATTGACAGAGTGATTGTATTGCGGCTAGGGGTTAGTTTCCTATCCGTTTTCTTTTTTACTGTATTGTTTCTCGGGGAACGGGCAAATGAATATTTACTATTACTTGGGGCGTTGCTTGGTATTGGTTTTGGGTTTTACTGGCTAGCTTTTAATGTATTAACATTTGAGGTTACCGAACCTGAGACGAGAGTATTTTTCAATGGGTTTTTAGGATTACTTACATCTTTTGCAGGTATGATTGGTCCCATTTTAGCGGGCTTTCTTATTACAAGAATGGAAAAGCTAATTGGCTATAAAGTCATTTTTACTATTTCGCTTTCTTTGTTTGTGGCAGCTGTCATTACCTCCTTCTTTTTAAATCGAAGGAAGGCAGAAGGCTCCTTTTGTTTTCCAAAGATATTAGCTGAAAGGAAAAATAATGCTAACTGGAGACATATTTTACACGCACATTTTTTTCAAGGATTAAGAGAAGGGTCTTTTGTCTTTATTATTGTTGTATGGGTTTACATTACAACAAATAGTGAGCTTGCGATAGGAACATATGGACTTGTTGCCTCTGCTGTATCTTTTGTTAGTTATTTTATTGCTACTAGGATAATGAAACCATCCTTTCGTAAAAAAGCAATTTTACTAGGTGGTGTGTTTCTTTACTTAGCCATATTCTTAATTATCTTTGAATTAACATTTACGAAGCTAATTTTATATGCAATTGTGATTTCGATCGCATACCCAACGTTGTTAGTCCCGTATGTTTCATTAACATATGATGTAATCGGAAAAGGTTGGAAAGCAGCAGAGATGAGAGTAGAATACATCGTTGTTAGAGAATTATTTTTAAATGGTGGAAGAATAACATCAATCCTTGCTTTCTTGTTTACGATTACGTTTTTTAGTGAAGAAAAAGGCATTCCTATATTACTATTGATTATAGGTGCAGGCCATTTAGTCATATACTTCTTTGTTCGTAAGGTGAATTTCCCTGAGAATAAAGGGGGACAAAACTATGCATTTGCAAGGCAAGATAAAGGTGAAGGAGACAGTGGGGGAACTACTGTGTAA
- a CDS encoding superoxide dismutase, with amino-acid sequence MAKYELPALPYAANALEPHIDEQTMNIHHGKHHNTYVTNLNAALEGHDDLASKSIEDLVSNLDAVPESIRTAVRNNGGGHANHSLFWQVMSPNGGGEPTGELSEAINKKFGSLDSFKEEFTKAGLTRFGSGWAWLVVNNGEVEVMNTLNQDSPLMEGKTPILGLDVWEHAYYLNYQNRRPDYIGAFWNVVNWDEVAKRYSAAK; translated from the coding sequence ATGGCAAAGTACGAATTACCGGCATTACCTTACGCTGCAAACGCATTAGAACCACATATCGATGAGCAAACAATGAACATTCACCATGGTAAACACCATAACACATATGTAACAAACCTAAATGCTGCTCTTGAAGGTCATGATGATTTAGCTAGTAAATCAATTGAAGACCTAGTAAGCAACTTAGACGCTGTTCCAGAAAGTATTCGCACAGCAGTTCGTAACAATGGTGGAGGACATGCTAACCACTCTTTATTCTGGCAAGTAATGAGCCCTAACGGTGGTGGCGAGCCTACTGGAGAGCTTTCAGAAGCAATCAACAAGAAATTTGGAAGCTTAGACAGCTTTAAAGAAGAATTTACAAAAGCTGGTTTAACTCGTTTTGGCTCTGGTTGGGCTTGGTTAGTAGTTAATAACGGTGAAGTAGAAGTTATGAACACATTGAACCAAGATTCTCCATTAATGGAAGGTAAAACACCTATCCTTGGTCTTGATGTTTGGGAGCATGCATACTACTTAAACTATCAAAACCGTCGTCCTGACTACATTGGCGCATTTTGGAATGTAGTAAACTGGGATGAAGTTGCTAAGCGTTATAGCGCAGCAAAATAA
- a CDS encoding undecaprenyl-diphosphate phosphatase: MNWFEALLLGIIQGVTEFLPISSSAHLILAEKLLGLEVGSTLSFEVLLHLSSLIAVICFFWKDLIIIIRDFFSYSLKKKQESYGNYRFVWLMVIATVITMIVGKSVEMVLEERITNTATIGASLIITGIFLILIEHGITPGKRTEREMTWKDGVIVGLGQALAVIPGISRAGSTLIASLWCGLSKETAVRYSFLLSIPVIAGISIIKLPELSTGQFEPFLFELSIAAIASFVFAIIGIKWLIQMLNNAKLSYFAVYCIAIGLVTWVFLKDIPVA; this comes from the coding sequence TTGAATTGGTTTGAAGCCTTACTACTTGGAATCATTCAAGGGGTTACAGAATTTTTACCTATTTCAAGTTCAGCTCACCTAATTCTAGCAGAAAAGTTGTTAGGGTTAGAGGTCGGTAGTACGCTGTCATTTGAAGTACTATTACACCTTTCATCACTAATAGCGGTTATCTGTTTCTTCTGGAAAGATTTAATTATCATTATTCGGGACTTTTTCTCTTATTCATTAAAGAAGAAACAAGAATCATATGGAAACTATCGGTTTGTATGGCTAATGGTAATAGCTACGGTTATAACAATGATTGTTGGGAAAAGTGTTGAAATGGTACTAGAAGAACGAATTACAAATACAGCAACTATCGGTGCTTCATTAATTATTACTGGGATTTTTCTTATTTTAATCGAGCATGGAATAACTCCTGGAAAAAGAACTGAGCGTGAGATGACATGGAAAGATGGTGTAATAGTAGGGCTAGGTCAAGCACTGGCCGTTATTCCTGGAATTTCAAGAGCAGGAAGTACACTAATCGCTTCCCTATGGTGTGGTTTATCAAAAGAAACAGCTGTACGCTATTCATTCTTATTATCAATCCCAGTCATTGCAGGGATTTCAATCATTAAACTACCGGAATTATCAACAGGACAGTTCGAACCATTTTTATTCGAACTTTCAATAGCAGCTATTGCTTCTTTTGTTTTTGCAATTATCGGTATTAAATGGCTTATCCAAATGTTAAATAACGCAAAATTAAGCTATTTTGCTGTTTACTGTATTGCTATCGGGTTAGTTACGTGGGTTTTTTTAAAGGACATTCCTGTAGCATAA
- a CDS encoding Na/Pi cotransporter family protein yields MRELDLQTLLFMFFGGLGIFLFGIKFMGDGLQKVAGDRLRELLDRFTSNPVMGVIAGLFVTILLQTSTGTTVLTIGLVNAGFMTLKQAVGVIMGANIGTTVTAFIIGIKISAYALPIIAVGSFLLFFFKNKKVSNYGQVVFGFGALFYGLNIMGEGLKPIREVQAFADLTVSMSTNPILGVVIGTIFTVAVQSSSASIGLLQTLYSQGAMELSAALPVLFGDNIGTTITAVLAAIGASITAKRAALVHVIFNLIGTIIVLSIFPLYLRFISALRDQLMLNPEMTIAFAHGIFNVANTLIQLPFVALLALIAVKIIPGQEYEIEYKAKHLDPSFIGSSPSIALGQAKAEVLRMADFSEKGLQEASQYMATGQKRHAEMAVQFEEAINNLDRKITEYLIQISSRSLSDPDSKLHSTLMDTVRDIERIGDHFENIIELKDYALTNKISLSETALSDLDEMFTLTSDTLKEAMSCLDNGSIEQAQLVLEKEERIDKMERKLRKQHIIRVNEGKCDGGAGIVFVDIVSNLERIGDHAVNIAEAVIGED; encoded by the coding sequence ATGAGAGAATTGGATTTACAGACATTGCTTTTTATGTTTTTTGGGGGTTTAGGGATTTTCCTATTTGGTATTAAATTTATGGGTGATGGTCTTCAAAAGGTAGCAGGAGATCGCTTAAGAGAATTACTAGACCGCTTTACTTCTAATCCAGTCATGGGGGTAATAGCGGGTCTATTCGTAACGATATTACTGCAGACAAGTACCGGAACTACTGTTTTAACAATTGGTCTTGTTAATGCAGGCTTCATGACATTAAAACAAGCTGTTGGTGTTATTATGGGTGCCAATATAGGTACAACAGTGACGGCTTTTATTATTGGTATTAAGATTTCTGCCTACGCTTTACCTATAATAGCTGTCGGCTCATTCTTACTATTCTTCTTTAAGAATAAAAAGGTTAGTAACTATGGACAGGTTGTGTTTGGTTTTGGTGCTCTTTTCTATGGATTGAATATAATGGGGGAAGGTCTAAAACCAATAAGAGAAGTACAAGCGTTTGCTGATTTGACAGTAAGTATGAGTACTAATCCAATCCTTGGTGTAGTCATAGGAACTATCTTCACTGTTGCTGTACAAAGTTCATCAGCATCTATAGGCTTATTACAAACGTTATATTCACAAGGTGCTATGGAATTATCAGCTGCATTACCAGTATTGTTTGGTGATAATATTGGAACTACGATTACAGCTGTATTAGCAGCAATTGGTGCTTCAATCACAGCGAAACGCGCTGCTCTAGTACATGTTATTTTTAACTTAATTGGTACAATAATTGTACTATCTATATTCCCGTTATACTTACGTTTTATTAGTGCATTACGCGATCAGCTTATGTTAAATCCCGAAATGACTATTGCTTTTGCTCATGGTATATTTAATGTAGCAAACACATTAATACAACTACCATTTGTAGCACTACTAGCGTTAATTGCAGTTAAAATAATCCCTGGACAAGAGTATGAAATCGAATATAAAGCAAAGCACTTAGATCCAAGCTTTATTGGTAGCTCACCATCAATTGCTTTAGGTCAAGCGAAAGCAGAAGTTCTTCGTATGGCTGATTTCTCAGAAAAAGGTCTTCAAGAAGCAAGTCAGTATATGGCTACAGGTCAGAAGCGACATGCAGAGATGGCTGTTCAATTTGAGGAAGCAATAAATAACCTTGATAGAAAAATTACTGAGTACTTAATACAAATTTCATCCCGTTCTTTATCAGATCCGGATTCAAAATTACACTCAACATTAATGGATACTGTTCGAGATATTGAAAGAATTGGTGACCATTTTGAAAATATTATAGAATTAAAGGATTATGCATTAACAAATAAAATTAGCCTTTCTGAAACAGCGTTATCGGACCTGGACGAGATGTTTACTCTTACAAGTGATACGTTAAAAGAGGCAATGTCTTGTTTAGATAATGGAAGCATTGAACAAGCTCAACTAGTACTTGAGAAGGAAGAACGTATCGATAAAATGGAACGTAAGCTTCGTAAACAACATATTATCCGAGTAAATGAAGGTAAATGTGATGGTGGAGCAGGAATTGTTTTTGTTGATATTGTAAGTAACTTAGAGAGAATTGGTGACCATGCAGTAAATATTGCAGAAGCGGTTATTGGAGAAGATTAA
- a CDS encoding DUF1189 domain-containing protein produces the protein MNIFKQFYRSLFSPKDIALFRFQGIGKTILYIFVLMAIVSIPAGVSLALSLSNGVQQFHQAIESDIPDFEFTNGVLTSEIDEPFIEELDGVIFVLDPTDTVSSDELLAYNNGLALTSRDAYLITDGIIEQIRYRDFGNINMTKTEIEALIAGLSSMMPVIITLLLLVLYIFTTGMKFIGVTVLGVIGLIIRSKLGVKLTYKQLWVLSAYAVTLPTTIFALLDLLYLNIPFSFTIYWVLAIVMLYMAAQRVPKPRPKVEVPEE, from the coding sequence ATGAACATTTTTAAGCAATTTTATAGAAGTCTTTTTTCACCAAAGGATATTGCCCTCTTTCGCTTTCAGGGTATTGGCAAGACAATCCTTTATATCTTTGTCCTAATGGCAATCGTTTCAATCCCTGCTGGTGTTTCACTAGCTCTATCTTTATCCAATGGTGTACAGCAGTTCCATCAAGCAATTGAAAGTGATATTCCTGACTTTGAATTTACTAATGGGGTTCTTACCTCAGAAATTGATGAACCTTTTATTGAGGAACTTGATGGAGTTATTTTTGTACTAGACCCTACAGATACAGTATCTAGTGATGAGCTACTAGCATATAATAATGGTTTAGCATTAACATCACGTGATGCCTACTTAATAACAGATGGAATTATTGAACAAATACGTTACCGAGATTTCGGAAACATTAATATGACAAAGACAGAAATTGAAGCACTTATAGCTGGTCTATCATCGATGATGCCCGTTATTATTACCTTACTTCTACTTGTACTATATATATTTACTACTGGTATGAAATTTATTGGTGTAACTGTATTAGGAGTAATCGGTTTGATAATTCGTTCTAAGCTAGGTGTGAAACTAACTTATAAGCAGCTATGGGTTTTATCCGCCTATGCCGTAACTTTGCCTACAACGATATTCGCTCTACTGGATTTACTATATTTAAATATTCCTTTCTCTTTTACAATTTATTGGGTTCTTGCAATTGTCATGCTCTATATGGCTGCTCAAAGAGTTCCTAAGCCTCGTCCAAAGGTTGAAGTACCCGAGGAGTAA
- a CDS encoding NfeD family protein: MELLNIASFGFFVVFLGTLFLFGELLVKVKGFFGIIGIGIMAIYFSFHISVETGLWVIILYIAGLVMIVVDGKVITDGTVAILGIILMILGLAIPAPTFLYGVLVSMGFIFGGFSSFLFLKVFPHRNLWSKMTLRDRLTGDLGYNSINESYKLLIGKTGRTLTPFRPIGTIVVDGKQYSATSETQWIEANEEVVVVSVDGTKIVIQKLEKKPNEQETTD; the protein is encoded by the coding sequence ATGGAGCTCTTAAATATAGCAAGCTTTGGATTTTTTGTTGTTTTTTTAGGGACATTATTTTTATTTGGTGAGTTGCTAGTCAAGGTGAAAGGTTTTTTTGGGATTATCGGGATTGGAATTATGGCAATATATTTTTCATTCCATATATCTGTTGAGACAGGGCTATGGGTTATTATTTTATATATTGCTGGGTTAGTAATGATTGTAGTGGACGGCAAAGTCATTACGGATGGAACCGTTGCGATTCTCGGAATTATATTAATGATATTAGGCTTAGCAATTCCTGCACCTACATTTTTATACGGTGTACTAGTTTCAATGGGCTTTATATTTGGAGGATTTTCATCGTTTTTATTTTTAAAAGTATTCCCGCATCGAAATTTGTGGTCAAAAATGACCTTGCGAGATAGATTAACTGGCGATCTTGGATATAATTCAATTAATGAAAGCTATAAGTTATTAATCGGGAAAACGGGTAGAACTCTGACTCCATTTAGACCAATAGGAACAATTGTAGTTGATGGAAAACAATATAGTGCAACTAGTGAGACTCAGTGGATTGAAGCCAATGAAGAAGTTGTAGTAGTTTCTGTAGATGGAACAAAAATTGTTATTCAAAAATTAGAAAAGAAGCCAAATGAACAAGAAACAACAGATTAA
- a CDS encoding DUF1002 domain-containing protein produces MNKLKNKALSLLLVLSLLLPTAVFADAIYGETIVTLGENLSEQQKQQLLTEMGAPEDAEIIYVSNAEEHQYLGDYISKDQIGTRALSSTMITIGREGSGINVETNNIRWVSEGMYANALITAGVEDVDIYVTAPTLVSGTAALTGLIKAYEITADIEIPEEQKQAANEEMVKTAELAETIGVEQATELMTRIKEELAKNPIETEEDLRSLIQRIANELGITLTDEELNGLVSLFMRIKDLNIDWDQLQNQITKIRDNLGDFLARDDTQGMISSFLDLLNRFIDAIKGFFR; encoded by the coding sequence ATGAACAAATTAAAGAATAAAGCATTGTCGTTGTTGCTAGTTCTGTCACTATTATTACCAACAGCAGTCTTTGCAGATGCAATTTATGGAGAAACGATTGTGACGTTAGGAGAAAACCTATCTGAACAACAGAAACAGCAGCTACTTACTGAAATGGGAGCCCCTGAAGATGCTGAGATTATTTATGTAAGTAACGCTGAAGAACACCAATATTTAGGTGACTATATTAGTAAGGACCAAATTGGTACGAGGGCTTTGTCTTCTACGATGATTACGATAGGTAGAGAAGGCTCAGGTATCAATGTTGAAACAAACAATATTCGTTGGGTATCTGAGGGAATGTATGCTAATGCCCTAATAACAGCAGGTGTAGAAGATGTGGATATCTACGTAACTGCACCTACATTGGTATCAGGCACAGCAGCATTAACGGGGTTAATAAAGGCATATGAAATCACAGCTGATATTGAGATTCCAGAGGAACAGAAGCAAGCAGCAAATGAGGAAATGGTCAAGACAGCAGAACTGGCTGAAACAATTGGGGTAGAACAAGCAACTGAATTAATGACAAGGATTAAAGAAGAGCTTGCGAAAAATCCAATTGAAACTGAGGAAGACTTACGTTCCTTAATACAGCGTATTGCAAATGAATTGGGTATTACATTAACGGATGAAGAATTAAATGGGTTAGTTTCGTTATTTATGCGAATTAAGGATTTGAATATTGATTGGGATCAATTACAAAATCAAATTACAAAAATCCGCGATAATCTTGGCGACTTTTTAGCTAGAGACGACACCCAAGGAATGATTTCTTCCTTCTTAGACCTATTAAATCGGTTTATCGATGCGATTAAAGGATTTTTTAGATAA
- a CDS encoding MFS transporter yields MSVKGTRWLITLNLGLLPLLMVLGNSMLIPILPNIQTEMGLNTIEGGMILTVFAIPAALIIPFVGILADRIGRRIIVLVSLIFIIIGCLLSAIASTYVPGQTGFSILLFGRLLQGLGAGGTAPLAMILAGDLFEGIERSSTLGILEVFNGIGKVISPIIGALAAIWFWESSFYFYAVVSFVSFVGIVLFIKDKEGTKSSISFSLYMKKVSSVMLEKYKWIIPIFISSGVGLFLLFGMLFFLSFELEVMHQISGVTKSLLLALPLAFLTLFSYIAGKNIGTNVNQIKRYMIIGLLLVFVSFCLLLFFHGLGSLLIYSTMLATGLGLFLPASSTAITSSVSKEERGTVVSLYSMVRFLGVAFGPITFSMWMANVQEMFYLSILSIGVPIVILMMSWTCIPIMKYCPQK; encoded by the coding sequence ATGAGTGTAAAAGGGACAAGGTGGCTAATAACCTTAAATCTTGGATTATTACCGTTGTTAATGGTACTTGGAAATTCGATGCTAATACCTATCTTACCTAATATTCAAACAGAAATGGGATTAAACACTATTGAAGGTGGAATGATTCTAACAGTTTTTGCAATACCTGCCGCCCTTATCATTCCTTTTGTAGGAATCTTAGCTGATCGGATCGGACGAAGGATCATTGTCCTGGTTTCCCTTATTTTTATTATCATTGGTTGTTTACTATCAGCAATAGCCTCGACTTATGTTCCTGGCCAAACAGGTTTTTCGATTTTATTATTTGGGAGATTACTTCAAGGTTTAGGTGCAGGAGGTACTGCACCACTTGCAATGATTCTAGCTGGTGATTTGTTTGAAGGTATAGAGCGAAGTAGTACATTAGGGATCCTTGAAGTATTCAATGGAATTGGTAAGGTAATTAGCCCAATTATAGGAGCACTTGCAGCTATATGGTTTTGGGAAAGTAGCTTTTATTTTTATGCAGTCGTTTCTTTCGTATCTTTTGTGGGTATTGTGTTATTTATTAAGGATAAAGAGGGTACAAAGAGTAGTATCAGCTTTTCCCTATATATGAAGAAGGTAAGTAGTGTTATGCTTGAAAAATATAAATGGATTATTCCAATTTTTATTTCAAGTGGTGTAGGCTTGTTTTTACTATTTGGGATGTTGTTTTTCTTATCATTTGAACTGGAAGTAATGCATCAAATATCAGGGGTTACGAAATCATTGTTATTAGCTTTACCATTGGCATTTCTTACGTTATTCTCTTATATTGCTGGTAAAAATATTGGAACAAATGTGAATCAGATTAAACGCTATATGATTATCGGGTTACTACTTGTATTTGTTTCTTTTTGCCTTTTATTGTTTTTTCATGGGTTAGGAAGCCTATTAATTTACTCTACTATGTTGGCAACTGGTTTAGGGTTGTTTCTACCTGCATCAAGTACAGCAATTACATCGTCTGTTAGTAAAGAGGAGAGAGGCACGGTTGTTTCTCTATATTCGATGGTTCGCTTTCTAGGTGTGGCTTTCGGTCCTATTACGTTTAGTATGTGGATGGCAAATGTGCAAGAGATGTTTTATTTATCAATATTATCGATTGGTGTGCCGATCGTTATACTAATGATGTCTTGGACATGTATTCCAATTATGAAGTACTGTCCACAAAAATAA